The Toxorhynchites rutilus septentrionalis strain SRP chromosome 3, ASM2978413v1, whole genome shotgun sequence genome includes a region encoding these proteins:
- the LOC129773590 gene encoding LOW QUALITY PROTEIN: FAS-associated factor 2-A-like (The sequence of the model RefSeq protein was modified relative to this genomic sequence to represent the inferred CDS: substituted 1 base at 1 genomic stop codon), which yields MDSDGLSNEQTEKVLKFQHITGLEDINVCRDILIRHQWDLEVAFQEHLNIREGVHLRTLLNPVRHSCNRPFGRYRAYPLLVIIALRANKMVIMGRMEGHXNGEELIRRMETVVNDNEVWHNQARQDRLERDLTQTLRQQQDDAYQMSPRAVQEKQRRKQKELEKALAAQQAIEADKLAEMQRLQNIEMLKTELASQVPSEPEPGAPGTISIVFKLPSGLRLERRFLASHTPQDVHNFIFCHPEVSDSFEITTNFPKRVLQCAPTEDPLPTLVEAGLKNREVLLVADLNA from the exons ATGGACAGTGATGGCTTATCGAATGAACAGACGGAAAAAGTATTAAAATTCCAGCACATAACCGGTCTGGAGGATATTAATGTATGCCGGGACATTCTGATTCGTCATCAGTGGGATCTGGAGGTAGCTTTCCAGGAGCATTTGAATATACGGGAGGGCGTCCATCTGCGTACGCTTCTGAATCCCGTGCGCCACAG TTGTAACCGACCCTTTGGGCGATACCGCGCCTATCCACTGCTTGTGATTATCGCTTTGAGGGCAAACAAAATGGTCATTATGGGTCGCATGGAGGGTCATTGAAATGGCGAAGAACTGATACGACGCATGGAAACCGTTGTCAATGACAATGAAGTTTGGCACAACCAAGCCCGCCAGGATCGATTGGAAAGAGATCTCACACAAACACTGCGCCAACAGCAGGATGATGCATACCAAATGTCGCCACGCGCGGTCCAGGAGAAACAACGTCGGAAACAGAAGGAACTCGAAAAAGCTTTGGCGGCTCAACAGGCAATCGAGGCCGACAAGCTAGCTGAGATGCAGAGGTTGCAAAACATCGAGATGCTCAAAACGGAATTAGCTTCTCAAGTGCCTTCCGAGCCAGAGCCGGGAGCACCCGGCACGATCAGCATAGTCTTCAAACTACCGAGTGGTTTGCGGTTAGAACGGAGATTCCTTGCGTCCCACACCCCACAG gatgtacataattttattttctgccatccgGAGGTATCGGACTCGTTCGAAATTACCACTAACTTTCCGAAGCGAGTATTACAGTGTGCTCCAACAGAAGATCCGTTGCCCACATTAGTTGAGGCGGGTTTGAAAAACCGCGAAGTGCTGCTCGTAGCCGATCTGAACGCATAG